GACGCCGCCCTTGAGCATCTCGGCGAGGCCGACCTTCAGCCGCATGCGCTCCTGGATCTTCTGATCCGTCCACGGGGTCTGCATGGCACCGTCTCCTGTTGGGGGTCCGCGCGGCGCAGCCGCTCCGGGATACAAGATAATCAATGCCGGCGGTGCCTGAAAGCGCCCGCCCGGCCCGCCTAGTACGACTGCGCGAACAGCACCCGCCGCCCGCTGGGCTTCCCGCAGCGGATGCAGCTGCCGGACTCTTCCGGCGCCCTGAGCGGGATGTTCCGGATCGTGACCTTGGTCTCGTCCTGGATGGCCGCCTCGCAGGCATCCTCGCCGCAGTGGTGGCAGTGGGCGAAGCCGCCCGCGCCGTTGAACAGCGCCAGGAACTCCTCCCAGGTCTCCAGCCGGTGCGTGTTGGCCTCCCGCCGCGCCAGGGCGGCGTCGAACAGCTCGCGCTGCATGCGCTCGAGGTGGACGGCGACTGCGTCGGCGATCCCGGCCAGCGGCGTCGGGAACTTCTGCCCGTCGTGCCGGGTGACCAGGACGCACTTGTCCTCGGCGACGTCGCGCGGCCCCAGCTCCAGGCGGATGGGCATGCCGCGGCGCTCCCACTCGCCGTACTTCCAGCCGGGCCGCATGTTGTCGCGGTCGTCGACGTGCACGAGGCCGGCCACCGGGCGCAGGCTCTCGCGCAGCTCCGCCGCCTTGGCCATGACCAGGGAACGCTCGTCGTCGTTGCGCCAGATGGGCACGATCACGACCTTGCGCTGGGTGATGCGCGGCGGCAGCACCAGGCCGTTGTCGTCGCTGTGGCACATGATCAAAGCGCCGATCAGGCGGGTCGAGGCGCCCCAGCTCGTGGCCCACACGTAGTCCTGGCCGCCGGCAGCGTCCTGGAACTTCACGTCGAAGGCCTTGGCGAAGTTCTGGCCCAGGTCGTGGCTGGTGCCCGCCTGCAGGGCCTTGTTGTCCTGCATCATCGCCTCGATGGAGAAGGTCTCCACCGCGCCGGCGAAGCGCTCGCGCGGCGTCTTGGCGCCGCAGACCACGGGCATCGCCAGGATGTCCTCGGCGAACCAGCGGTAGCACTCGAGCATCTGCAGGGTCTCGGCGCGCGCCTCCTCGGCCGTCGCGTGGGCGGTGTGCCCCTCCTGCCACAGGAACTCCGTGGTGCGCAGGAACAGGCGCGTGCGCATCTCCCAGCGCATGACGTTGGCCCACTGGTTGATCAGGAGCGGCAGGTCGCGGTAGCTCATGATCCACTTGCGGTACTGGTTCCAGATGACCGTCTCGCTGGTGGGGCGGATGATCAGCTCCTCCTCCAGCTTCGAGGCGGGGTCCGGCTCGACGGTGACCTTGCCGTCGCGCACGACGGTCATCAGCCGCGAGTGGGTGACGATGGCGCATTCCTTGGCGAACCCCTCGACGTGCTGCGCCTCCTTCGCCAGGAAGCTCTTGGGGATCAGCAGCGGGAAGTAGGCGTTGACGTGGCCCAGCTCCTTGAAGCGGTCGTCGAGCTGCCGCTGCATGCTCTCCCAGATGGCGTAGCCGTTGGGGCGGATGACCATGCAGCCGCGCACGGGGCTGTTCTCGGCCAGCTCGGCGGCGGCGATGACGTCCTGGTACCAGCGCGAGTAGTCCTCGCTGCGCTTGGTGATGTCGGCCATGGGGGTCCTTTCGGGGGCCTCACGCGTAGGCACGGCACAGGCCGGCTGCCTGCGACCGCCGGAAGATAACATCCAAATCCCGTCCGGGAAAGGCGGGCCGCAAACGGCCCTAGAAGCGGTATCCGAGCCGCAGGCTGCCGAAGCCGAGGCTCTGGTCGTCC
The bacterium genome window above contains:
- the proS gene encoding proline--tRNA ligase produces the protein MADITKRSEDYSRWYQDVIAAAELAENSPVRGCMVIRPNGYAIWESMQRQLDDRFKELGHVNAYFPLLIPKSFLAKEAQHVEGFAKECAIVTHSRLMTVVRDGKVTVEPDPASKLEEELIIRPTSETVIWNQYRKWIMSYRDLPLLINQWANVMRWEMRTRLFLRTTEFLWQEGHTAHATAEEARAETLQMLECYRWFAEDILAMPVVCGAKTPRERFAGAVETFSIEAMMQDNKALQAGTSHDLGQNFAKAFDVKFQDAAGGQDYVWATSWGASTRLIGALIMCHSDDNGLVLPPRITQRKVVIVPIWRNDDERSLVMAKAAELRESLRPVAGLVHVDDRDNMRPGWKYGEWERRGMPIRLELGPRDVAEDKCVLVTRHDGQKFPTPLAGIADAVAVHLERMQRELFDAALARREANTHRLETWEEFLALFNGAGGFAHCHHCGEDACEAAIQDETKVTIRNIPLRAPEESGSCIRCGKPSGRRVLFAQSY